The DNA region ATTAAAGTTTTGATAAAACTAAGGCCTTTTTTTAACTTCATATTTGAATCTTCAATCAAATATCTTTTAATTTCTTCTTTAAATTTTTTTTCATATTGATTATTTTTCAAATCTTCAAAAAGAGCTTTTCTAAATTTTTTATATTCAATACTTATGTACATATATCTTTCAATCAGCAATGCCCAAAGAAATAGGGCAATTGCAAAAACAATATATAGTACAAAACCACCTTTATTAAAAAAGCCAAGTAAATTATCTATATATATATCAATCATGTTATTTTAAATTTTTTGCTAACATTCCTATACTTTGCTCTTCTAATATTGATACTATAGCTTCAGATTTTGAAGAGATATATGTATATGCAAAAAGTAATGGAATGGCTGTAACTAAACCTAAAACTGTTGTAATTAAAGCAGTTGAAATTCCTCCTGCCATCAGTTTTGGGTCACCTGTACCAAATAAAGTGATTGCTTGGAAAGTTGCAATCATCCCTGTAACAGTTCCTAAAAGACCAAGTAATGGTGTAACAGCTGCAAGTAGTTTCACAAAACTTTGACCTTTTTTTATTTCATTTGTCTCTTTTAAAATAGCTTCACTTATTCTTATTTCTAAATCATTGATTGAGTTATCTTGATTTTTATAGAATACTTCTGCAATTTTTCCTAAAGAGTTTGAATTATCGTAATTTGAAATATTTTTTTCTTGTTTTTTTATTTTATTATGAATGATATTTAAAATAGCGATTTTATAAATAGCAAATAAAATACCTAACCCTCCAAGAACTAAAATTATATAACCTACAATTCCACCTTGATTTACTCTATCCATAAGTGTAGGGTTATTGCCTAACATATCAAATAGAGTTCCTTTTGTAGGATCAATTAAAACTTGTTTAATCTCATTTGAACTATTTTCAAAATCTTTTGCTTCACTTTTATAGTTAGAACTTGGTTGTACTGATAATTCTACAAGAGAGTTAATATCATTTGAATATTTTAAATAATTTCCATCTGAAAATGCAGAAAATAATCCAACTCTAGTTACATCTTTTAATGTTTTTTCTCCATTATCCGAAATTACTGTTGCTTTATATTTTGAAATATTACCACTTTGAATTATTTCATCTAACATTGTGTGCCAAAAAGTAGTTAATTCTTCAATAGTTGGAAGTTTTTTAGAATTTGAGAATTTTTTAAAAATCTCTTCTTTTTTAGGAAATTGTGAAGCTGTAAAACTTCTATTGTAGTTTGTAAGAAAATCAGCAGATGTTTGTCTTACACTTCCAAACATCTCACCTAAATCTCCAATCTTTACATTAAGTAAAGCTTCTTGTTTTGATAATACTTTTTCTTTTTCTTCAATTATTGCTTTTAATTTTTTTGTTTTTAAATTCTCTTGTTTTAATTCATTTTGAGTTTTTATTAAAAGTTGTTTTTGTTTTTCTTTATTATTTAAAAATTCTTCAAGTCTTTTTTGCTCTTCAAGTAGTTCTTTGTTTGAACTTTGTTTCACATTATTTAATAGATTATTTAAATCAAGACCAAAAGCAAAGTTTGAAATTAAAATAACAGTTAATATATATTTAATCATTTACTATCCTTAAGTGTTAAAAATGGTAGGTTCAAAAAATCTACATTTTGTTGTTTTTTTGCAATTTTTATGGCTTTTCTTATATTTGATTTAGCACTACTATCATCAATTTCTATCCATGTTTTTTTACTTTTATCCCAATATCCATAATCTTTTAAATCTAAGCTTTGATAATATAATGCAGTTCGTCCAACTCTTAATAAATTTACTGTTTTATTCTTGATTTTATCTTGATATGTTTCTATACTATTTGCATAGTCATATTCAATTTTAAATGCTTCTAAAATGATTCTATATTTTTCTGCAGTTTTTATATCAGATTTACTTAGTGCTGCTTCTAGTTTTTCTACTCTATTTGTTCTTTCTTCTATAAGAAAGGGTGTATCCATTTTTACTAACTGTTTCAAACTTTCAACCATTTTTATCATAAGAGGAAAAATGTTTTTTTGAGTTTTTTCTATATCAATTAATTGTTGATTTATATCTTTTAACTCTTTTTCTTGTGAATTTATAATTTTTTCTAATTGATTATTATAAATTTTTGTATTTTTTAATTCGGCACTTGTATATTTATATTTAGACAAAAGCTCCTCTCTATCATTTTCAACATTGTTTATTTTGTTTTGATAGTTTTTT from Malaciobacter molluscorum LMG 25693 includes:
- a CDS encoding MotA/TolQ/ExbB proton channel family protein; its protein translation is MIDIYIDNLLGFFNKGGFVLYIVFAIALFLWALLIERYMYISIEYKKFRKALFEDLKNNQYEKKFKEEIKRYLIEDSNMKLKKGLSFIKTLIIVCPLVGLLGTVTGMIEVFDVMAINGTSNVKSMANGVSMATIPTMAGMVVALSGILFEKKLELSIKYHTDKLYLEISKVL
- a CDS encoding MotA/TolQ/ExbB proton channel family protein, which encodes MIKYILTVILISNFAFGLDLNNLLNNVKQSSNKELLEEQKRLEEFLNNKEKQKQLLIKTQNELKQENLKTKKLKAIIEEKEKVLSKQEALLNVKIGDLGEMFGSVRQTSADFLTNYNRSFTASQFPKKEEIFKKFSNSKKLPTIEELTTFWHTMLDEIIQSGNISKYKATVISDNGEKTLKDVTRVGLFSAFSDGNYLKYSNDINSLVELSVQPSSNYKSEAKDFENSSNEIKQVLIDPTKGTLFDMLGNNPTLMDRVNQGGIVGYIILVLGGLGILFAIYKIAILNIIHNKIKKQEKNISNYDNSNSLGKIAEVFYKNQDNSINDLEIRISEAILKETNEIKKGQSFVKLLAAVTPLLGLLGTVTGMIATFQAITLFGTGDPKLMAGGISTALITTVLGLVTAIPLLFAYTYISSKSEAIVSILEEQSIGMLAKNLK
- a CDS encoding DUF3450 domain-containing protein gives rise to the protein MHKKSKVIFFSLILSTSIFADQIDKSMNIIENTNNKLKNYQNKINNVENDREELLSKYKYTSAELKNTKIYNNQLEKIINSQEKELKDINQQLIDIEKTQKNIFPLMIKMVESLKQLVKMDTPFLIEERTNRVEKLEAALSKSDIKTAEKYRIILEAFKIEYDYANSIETYQDKIKNKTVNLLRVGRTALYYQSLDLKDYGYWDKSKKTWIEIDDSSAKSNIRKAIKIAKKQQNVDFLNLPFLTLKDSK